The genomic region CGGAACTATCGTATGTTATACCTGCTAGTCTTGTGCACGTGGCTGACAGTCTGAACAACAGGCGCGCGGCAAAAAGAGAGGAGACGCATGCTGGAGAACCTAGCTATCTCTAGCATCATTTTGCCATCTACCCTGGATGTCTTATGCACGCATGGGGTAGCAGCGGCGCAGAAGAACTATCAAGATCGAGCAGTCGGACCAAGTCAGCTGACAAGAACCATGTGCCCTACTATCGTCGATGCGGATTTTCATAGTCCAGATATCGCACCGGGATTTACGGCCTCCGACTTCTTCTCCTGTATCGATTCTTGCCCAGAGACGGAACGTCGTACTTTTTTCCTACTGATGACAAAAGAGCTCTTCGGTATCCGGGATATTATCAAATATGGTCTCATTTTCCTAGGATACCCCGTGAGCTCTTCACTTTACAACAACGCCATGCACCTTCCAATGAACCAATGGCTTCAAGACGTTCAACAAAGTCTAGGCAGCTTTGATCTCAGAGCCGCAACTAAAGCCGGTATTAGTATTTTGGGAAAGCTAAACATACCATCGGGACATAATTCCAGGATTCACGAGATAGTGACATCTCCATTGAGTCACTTCCAGACTAGAGACTACATCCTTCTCTGCCGAATTTCGTTTGTATCGGCTGTTTTCATGAATGCACGACATCTGGGAATCATATGGCACGACCTCATATCTTTTGAATCTAAATCGCCATTTCCTCGCTTAAGAGAGAAGCTCATACAACAAGAATTATTAGATGACGGCGAAGAACCTACCGAGCAGGCAGCGCAAATGCGTCTGATACTCAAGGATTACTTAAAGAACATACAATCAGACCTTGTGCCTACACAGGCACAGCTAACCATGTCTCATCACCCAACACTGGATCTGATCCCATGGCCAAAATTTCGTTCCAAAGCCATCACCGCAGTACACTCAACCCCCCCGTTGATTGACAGAGAGGATTTCTGTCTTGACTTACTCAACGACGGTCTTCGATGCTGGGGCTTTGCTAATGGGAGCTCTTTGCCCTCCGCAGCACCCTGGGATGCCCAGAACTGGGAAGCAGCGCCGTGGTTTCTGGAGAAGTGGGAGCATCTTACTGAAGggagagatggagatgaatgGAAGATAAGTGCTCGGTGGTGGTCTATGGGTGCTAGGTCGAGTGTATAATAGAGAGCAGGtataagcttattttaaACTGTATTTGGAGAGAATGAGTAAACCAGAAAAATATCATGACTATTATTCTTTAGCGAGCGCGACTATTGTGCCGAGGTAAGCATCGATTTGATCATGACACCGCCAAGACCTGTAATCAACGTTTCCTGCATTAGTGCTAAAAGTGCATAACGCGTTATGCATATAACGTCACGTACAGAAGCCGAGGTATTGAGGTTTTGTAGTATTCATTGCTGAAAATCCTTATGAAATCGAAAGAGTTCTTCGGGTCAATTACTACACCTAGACAATCTGTTAACTATTTGGACCAAAGAAATGGTGCCATAAACCAAGTTGTTGGGGCACATCTGAATATAGTGAAGAAACCGAGCCTTTTAAGACCAAGTTATATTTAAGAAGAATATCCAGCTTCCTTTGGTCGCGTCCACAAATCCCATCACATATCTAACTACGACACACTCATATTTATCATGCAGGCATTCCAATACGGTGGACCAGAATCGCCGTTTGCCCTTCAAACCCTCCTCATTCCTAAGCCAAAACAAGGACAGGCCCTCATCTCAGTCAAGGCAGCCGGCCTTTGTCATACCGACGCCCACTATGTTGACGGACACAGCATCTCTATGCTGGGATCTCTTCCAATTACTCTTGGGCACGAAGTAGCCGGAACTGTCTTCAAGCTCGGATCAGAGCCATCCCCAGTTCAAATCGGCGATCGCGTGGTAGTCGCCCTAGTAGCTCACCCCGTTGAGAAGGCAACCCGATCCACAACAATTGGGCTTGGCTACGACGGTGGCTATAGCGAATTTGCGATAGCTCATTATGAACACCTGGTCAAGATTCCAGAGGGAGTATCCTTTCCTCAAGCAGCTGTTGCCACGGATTCAATCTCCACGGCATATCACGCTGCAGTTGTGACCGCTGGGGTCAAGGAATCAACAACTGTCGCAATCATTGGAATCGGCGGCCTCGGCCTCAACGCAGTTGCGATATCGGTACTACAAGGCGCTAAGGTCTATGGAATCGATATCAACGAGGATAAACACGACGATGCGAAAAGTTTGGGAGCGGTCGCGTGCGCCTCCAGTCTCGCGAGTTTCCCCGACGTTACATTCGATGCCGTGATCGACTTTGTTGGATCCACTACAACAATTTCTGCGGGAGTTGCCGCCGTGAAGAAGGGCGGAACTATTGCGATGGTGGGTCTCAATGGACAGGGTGTGGAGTTCTCGTCACTGTTGTTGGTGACGAAGAGTATCAGTTTGAGGGGCTCATTTGGCGCGTCGAAGGATGAGTTGGTGGaggtgttgaagttgatTGCCTCTGGAAAGATCGCGCCGAAGTTGATGGAGATACCGTTTTGGGATGTACCAAAGGGATTGGAGGATATaaagaagaacaaaattGAGGGCCGTTTGTTTGTCCGCCCCAGTCTGGAATAGAAGAGCATTCCATACGAGTTTTATAATATGGATCTTCCTAGCCATTTcttaatcttgattatatcttaagattataatatacaATGCACTATATGCCTATTTCCTGCTAGCTTCGATGAGTGGTGATAGGATTCTCTTAGATCCTTCGAAAGTATAAACTGCCAGGATTAGTTGCCCACGGCAGCAGGTCTCATCTACATATCCCGCTAGTCTAGCGGCCATATTTCGGCAGATGGATCAGTAGTACATGGTCTAAATGACATATCTGAAGATACAGATATCTCGGGTGCTTAAATGAATTGGTAGAGACAGCCTGGCTTGGAGTAATGTGTCGCCCTTGTATAGGACCCGGCTCTATTTCATAGAATAGTAACGTTTTCTCTATTGGCATTTAAGCGTCTGAAGAGTACTTCATCATGTAATATACAATGGCAGACCTACGTTAAGTATTGTACTTATACTAGGTTATGCAAGTCCCTGAAGCGCTGCAAGAGTTTTAAGGGAGTCATAATCTTCAAAGGACAAGGCATCCAAGCGAACCTGGTACTCTCGTTTGGGTCGAGATGTAACAGCCAGGAATGAATGATCGGCGCGTGTATAGACACTTGTAGCAGGTGATGTTTGTGCCGCTTAAGCGAATTCCTTGCAAAGGAGCCGGTGATACGTTGCCGGTGAAGGTGGTACTCCGTATATGGTAAATCAAAACGGTATCCTTGCAGTACAGGAAGAAAGGCCGGATCATGGTGCTTTGCAGTGATCTTGCGTGACAAATTAGTCACTGGTATAAGACTCTCTGGGCTTATTGTAACCTGTCCGAAATCAATGACTGCGAAGGAGGTTGAGGGATTGACCACCCGAAAGGCTATCAAGTAACATTACCTGAGAACAAAGGCAATAGGGATGCATGCGGCATCGAACGTACAAAGTTAATTGAAGTCCATCGGTTGTTCATCATGATTTTATATGATTCGCGATATTTGACCTGAACAGTTTGAACCCATGTCAACAATCTCTGTTCTGTGTCGCGAAGGGTTCTGGGTTGGTTCACAAGTTCAATTCTGCATCACGCGAGTTGGGGACTTACCAACACCGCATGTGCAGGCAACATTATTTCTGGACATTGCCTGTCTGCTTCATAAGAAAGCCTATTCTGGTGCTCGGACGGTTCATTTATGACGGCTATCTCTAGTCCGTTCCAAGAGTCAGATACCAGCCGAAGCTAATTTGAGACATTGGGGGAATTCATGATTGATCCGCCAATTTATTAATCTATTAATTCTGAAAGGGCGTCGGCAATAAAAGGTTCCGGCTCCTTTCCGTGAGTGTCACAAGAGTTAAACTAAGTTAGCGACAGTAAGCCTCCCTAAACAACCTATTATCCGCAAAACGTGTAGGCCGATCATTTTCCACCGTGTATTTTTATGTCATCTCAAGCCCAGTATATACCTCTATCATGTTGAATTAAACAAGGAAACAGTGCTGGCGGCTATAGATCAACTTGGAAGTGAGTCCGAAGTCTCTCACCGTAAGTGTAGAAGATCCACGGAACTGGAGTAAAAGCAAGGCAGATAAAACCAAGCACGCTGTTACCCCAACCTAGTCCAAGAGTCGAGTACAGAGGTTCGGCTGTAAGGTCAAGGAAGGCTCCGAATGGTGAACGGACGAGCATGTTGGCCGccaaagcagaagcagccGCCTCGGCTCCAAACGAATCAACTAGGTAAATCTGACCAGGGATGACGACAAAAAGGGAGCCGAATCCCACAATGAATGTGCCAATGATAGGGACAATCCAGTGAACGCCATTCTCTGCTGTCCAACCATAGATGAAAAGACCAAGTGGAGTAATTGGGCCGAGCCATTtcatgagaagaagacgatcCTCTGGTCTGGGAGCGGCATGCTCGTTGCCCTTCTTGCGACCAAGGAGCTTGTCGCTGAGGACAGAGAACATGAGTAGACCTAGACTCATGCCGattccaagaccaagatatGCGAGTCCAGCGACACCTGGGTTGAACCCGTACACATCTTGGAAGACGGAGGGGAAGGTGGTGAAGAGTAAGAAGATGAGGCCGAAGAGAATACCGGTGTAGAGCGATACCAAGAGGACGATTGGAGATAAGATGAGCAACTTTAGTGGTCGGACAATAGCGCGCGCCAGCATTTGACCTGGAGTCTCATCTCTGCCCAACTTGGCGACGAGTTTCTCGTTACCAGTTTGTTTGCGCATTCGAAGAGCTTTCTTTTGCAGGATGACGGTGTAATTTGTTTCCTTCATGAGGGCAAATGTGACAATAGCGATAATGCCAGACTGGGATAACTGTTAGCAAATGGAATTCTTTACAGATCGAGCAAT from Fusarium oxysporum Fo47 chromosome III, complete sequence harbors:
- a CDS encoding chaperonin 10-like protein, producing the protein MQAFQYGGPESPFALQTLLIPKPKQGQALISVKAAGLCHTDAHYVDGHSISMLGSLPITLGHEVAGTVFKLGSEPSPVQIGDRVVVALVAHPVEKATRSTTIGLGYDGGYSEFAIAHYEHLVKIPEGVSFPQAAVATDSISTAYHAAVVTAGVKESTTVAIIGIGGLGLNAVAISVLQGAKVYGIDINEDKHDDAKSLGAVACASSLASFPDVTFDAVIDFVGSTTTISAGVAAVKKGGTIAMVGLNGQGVEFSSLLLVTKSISLRGSFGASKDELVEVLKLIASGKIAPKLMEIPFWDVPKGLEDIKKNKIEGRLFVRPSLE
- a CDS encoding uncharacterized protein (domain of unknown function-domain containing protein) produces the protein MARDPLDKTSQHRRRQNALAQRNYRARQKERRRMLENLAISSIILPSTLDVLCTHGVAAAQKNYQDRAVGPSQLTRTMCPTIVDADFHSPDIAPGFTASDFFSCIDSCPETERRTFFLLMTKELFGIRDIIKYGLIFLGYPVSSSLYNNAMHLPMNQWLQDVQQSLGSFDLRAATKAGISILGKLNIPSGHNSRIHEIVTSPLSHFQTRDYILLCRISFVSAVFMNARHLGIIWHDLISFESKSPFPRLREKLIQQELLDDGEEPTEQAAQMRLILKDYLKNIQSDLVPTQAQLTMSHHPTLDLIPWPKFRSKAITAVHSTPPLIDREDFCLDLLNDGLRCWGFANGSSLPSAAPWDAQNWEAAPWFLEKWEHLTEGRDGDEWKISARWWSMGARSSV
- a CDS encoding major facilitator superfamily domain-containing protein; translated protein: MSTTPQMSQSGFQNDQLEAGTGEDVGNEAQEKPLSPTGTIVDEPQSNPNVVDWDGPNDPEHPLNWSKTQKNIHLAIVSLFTLAANLAATMFAPGAAELADEFNITNSTVTAMTVSLYVLGFALGPLLLAPLSELYGRLVVYYFCNLVYIAFTIGCAFSTNVAMFLVFRIIAGCAASGPMSIGGGTVADLFIQEERGKAMALFTVGPLLGPVIGPIIGGFVSENVGWRWTFRILLILSGIIAIVTFALMKETNYTVILQKKALRMRKQTGNEKLVAKLGRDETPGQMLARAIVRPLKLLILSPIVLLVSLYTGILFGLIFLLFTTFPSVFQDVYGFNPGVAGLAYLGLGIGMSLGLLMFSVLSDKLLGRKKGNEHAAPRPEDRLLLMKWLGPITPLGLFIYGWTAENGVHWIVPIIGTFIVGFGSLFVVIPGQIYLVDSFGAEAAASALAANMLVRSPFGAFLDLTAEPLYSTLGLGWGNSVLGFICLAFTPVPWIFYTYGERLRTHFQVDL